The DNA region ACATACATAAAAGACAAGGTCTAGTATTTTTAGTATCAGCACATATATACGTTTCTAATGTCGGAAATGTTAAAATAGGCTATTTTtcgacatatatatttttaaagagacagtctgtaagtttttgaTGAGtatgtgtaattgcaccaagtGTAATTTAATGTTTTGTGGTGCATTCTCTCTTCAGAGTGAATGGAAAAGttagtaacattttttttatgtaataaatgaCAAATTTGGCTATTTCGAAATGTTAGCTCGGTTAGCATTTTTAGCAAATCATGTATACTAGATAGAATATAGCCAACACAtatgttaactagctagctagataatgtAGATACATAGCTAGCCTTAGCTAGGCTAGGTCTAATAAATTCCATAACACATATAGGTTAATAACGTGGCTTATTTAAGCATAGTTAACTTACATATAGGATAGGTATAGATAGTAATATTTGTAATGTCAAGTTAacaatttatataaattaaaattgactaaaattagagtagttagctaatgctagttagGTAGCTTCTGAAGTTGTGCTAACCTAGCTTAGCAAGCTAAGTTAATTCACTGCTAGCTAGGTTAACGTTACCTTACTATAGTCCATATTAACGTGTATAGCATTAGAGAGCTAACTGTTAGCTACATAACAGTTACTAACGTTACATAAACTAACTAGCTTAAAATGTAAAACAGTTAGTTAACTAATATCAATCTAGTTAGTtacttaactaactaactaacgcaAGTTAATTACACCAGTTAGTAACCTAACCTatattagctaacgttagttaactagttagctaagttaGATATTCAAATTATTAGACCAaccctagctaagctaactagctaatgctagctaactaagTAGCTCGTTAGCTATCCAGTATAACGAATacattatttctaaaaaaaaaatactagccTAGTTAGTAGAATTTAGAGAACAGCCTAATCTGCCTTTTTGTAGATTacattaaaataagtaaataaataataataaaaaaaaaacgtactgaACCTAACTTTAAGATTTATTAGTGTTGTTAAATATGCATTTTCCTAGTTAACATGtattaactaacgttagctaacctacccTAACTAGAATAGGTTACATTAGATACGGAGGACAGTTTGGAGTATTCAATTTTTACATTAGGTTATATTCACACGCTACATGTTAAAAATAACTTTGACCAGACAATTAATAGTTTAACTTTAGTTAGGGTTACCTTGCTGAGGGTCCCGCCAAGCTCATACATCTGCTCCGATTCAGTGTCCACATCTTCTTCAGAACTAGATAAGGACGAACTCTGATCCGACATGAGTAAAAAAGAGACTCCAAGCTAGTTTATAAGCTGGACTTTCTGTTTCTCCGGCTGACACACTTTCCCGTCTATAATGAATATATCTAGAGAGAATAAGAGATTCCCGTGCGGCGTTTAGAGTAAAATCTGAAGCAATAAAGCTAGCTTTACAACATGACAACAAACGCAGCTATCAAATATAGTAGATTATTCAGCTCTGTGACAAATAGGCGGCGTTTAATAGAGTAAATTCAGTGTAAAAAGTGTCCGCGAGTGATAgttttcctcttctctctctctctgagtcacAGTCCTGCTGCCGCGGCTGCAGCTGACTCTCGCCAAACCTGTATGGCAACAAATCCACAGTGTGTGATCTAAACGACGTCAGCTTCAGCTGGAGCACTTTTAAACATCTGATCCAGATAAAGACCGGTCTGTTCAGTATTCCCACGCGAACTGCGCTTTATTTCAATCCGAATTTAAAACAGAAACGCAACAACTAACGTTAATTCAGGAGGTGCGCTGATGTTTATCCTGGTCCTCCCTCACGGGGAAAAGTTTTGATTTGAGTGGCGCCCCCCTCCCGGCCGCACACAGAACTGTAAGCCCCCTTTCCTTTTACAACCACAGCACTCTAGAGTGGATAATGCAAATAAGCACGTAAGAGCTGGGAATTCAGCCAGtacacagagagagtgagagggagagaggggggagagagagagagagagagagagagagagagaggggagagggagagagagaaagaataggaAATCCCCTTAGTGACTCAATATTAAAAATCATAGtaattcaaacaaacaaacatagcacaaatgtaagaaaatgtgtgttttttagatttcattttttatagatttatttctatatatttgttCCCTATTTACAAGGGCAATTACCCTTCCCATTTATTAGGACtgccccatcactagtgatgccccaacaccaggagggtgaagactagcatatgcctcctccgatacatgtgaaatcaacCACCACctgttttcaaactgctgctgaagtattattgccgagtagcaccacagcgtgctcagaggaaagcgcagtgactcgtttccgatacatcagctcacagacgccttgtgctgcggacatcaccctttggagtgatgtggggggagagcgccatctaccccctCAAAGAGAGCAaggacagttgtgctctctcagggctctggtagccgattgtaagctacatgaacaggattcgaactggcgatctcctgatcatagtggcagtaacAAACTTTTacaaagtacaaacttttgttgaatattcaacctctgttcaccccctgcattccaaaatacagcggttttagctgatgctcccaatagGCTTAAAATGCTAGCGATACAGGCATAGTGTTGcctatgcaaaaaatatatatttttacaccattaacaagctctgAGTAGCTCCACACATTATTtatagaattctgagggccctgatatttaaaaggaggcactgagaactttgaaagtgcacagttagtttattaagtattgttatttattaaataaaataataagtataATACTTAAACTACAATTCTTAAAAGTCTTATTCATTTATTCTACTCTATTTAGTCTCACTGCCAGCAGTCAGACTGCATTTATAGTATATAGACAGTGCATAAACACTgcgtatacagtatataaacataCACTACATGTATGTTTATCTGTCTTTAAAGTAACAGTTCTGTATTTACACATTCAATCAGAGTATGTACAAGATAGGATTCTACCCGCAAGCTCTCACTCTTTCCTTTTTTGAAGCACTGGATAATTTCAACCCTGCAAGCCAGTCCTCAATAGCCTTTTCATTATACTGTGCATTCCTCTGCCAGTCAATGTGCCAGCGCAGGTTGGCGATGACCTGTGTGTAATTGTTCCCAAGGCTCTGCTTCCATTCCAGAAACTGCTGCTTATTGTAGAGCTGGACGGCCTTGGAGACACCGCTGTAGTCCACTATAGAGCGCAGGAGCTTATCCAGCTGCTGACACACACTGGGGTAATGGGAGGCCACATTGTGCAGCTCAGCGTGATCCTTGGATAGGTCTAGTTGGATCAAGAACATTACAACATACAATTAGCCCACTAAAGCAAGATTATAAAAacgtgtgccaaaagtcatgggatagtataATGTAAACTGATCCTGAAGTGTTACCTCGCGGGATGGTTTTAGAACACACATACCTGTACAAAGTAAGGTGTGATATGTTATCTATTATATAAGTTGAAAATTAGGTTAAAGGCTGGCCAGCGTGCTCGTGACAAGGTTACTTAAATTATCAGACTTGAAGTAAGGCCTAATAGTGGGAGAAAGATGGGTGGCAAATTTACTTTCCAAAGTTGTGAGGACTTCCCGAAAGGTCAGTGCAGTAGGTAAGTGACAAGAGTCATGGAACATgatatactgcaaaaaaaaaaaaaaaaagatatcttaAGAAGTGAAATcctcttaaatgttaaatgtaaacaAATTGTGAGATCATAATTGATGGcttatattgttattataaagATTAACAGATGAACTTCCTTGTActtattttatgtgatttaatcTACTTAACACTTCAAGGTGGTTAAATTGCTTAAAGCAAAGAAATAAGTTGAATATTTTCATATGTAAAAGTGAAACATTTCAGATATTTAAACTCGGTTTAAGAGGATTTAACTTGCTAAGAtttcattttttgcagtgtaactaGTTCTTGTCCAAAGAAATCTGGCATGTAAATGTTTGTTGCAAACAAaataaggacattacattaaattgaTTAGCTTTATTTTCCAATTAATTATTTGGTCTTTTATTTGAGACTGAGAATGTGTAAGGGATTACAAATAAAATTGCATATATTGCATTTAGTTACTTTGTAGTTGGTGTTATGCCTGTATTATGAGCTCTGGGTCTAAGCTGGATTCCTGTATAACAGAAATCAATGGGATTTGTACTTTGTATTCTTTTCCTAAATGCCATGTGAtccttttaattaaaaatatttttatgctcAATGCATGCAGACATATGTCAAAATACATATATGCCAAACAAACTAGCAACCAAATTTTTTGATGAACTAGTAGAAGTTAATCATGTTTGAGCTGCTGGTTTCCAATTCCAATAtagcacagtttggtgattgttCAAACACACCTGTTTCCAAAGAAAAGGGGCATCACTTAACTAGGCTGTTCTAAGGCCCTCTGTGCCCCAAAACACACGCCCTTGGTCTACATCCTGTAACATCAATCCTGGACTTTATACACAGAGCAGCGCATCATGAACAGCTTACCAAAGAGTTGAGGAGGGACACTAAAACCATCTGAATAGGTGATGTACTTCCACTTGTCCATCCTCAGCATGTACGTGGAGGCGTTAGCATTGCAACCGTGGTATTCACTGAGTACCCAGCCAGGGTGTGTAGAATTCTGACCAGCCCGTGAGACCAGAGGCACCAGAGAATGGCCACTCAAGCCGGGTGGTATTTGAACACCTGCAAAATCTAATAAACACATAATATTTGAAGTGTTATAAATCACTGGTACTAtactgaaatgccaaaagtcatgagatagcatTGGTCAAGCCCCAGACATATTCTGCAGGTCTTTAACTTCAACATAATTTCCTGTCTCATGATTTTGGACGTCAGTACTTTTTTCTTTAGTCAAtcatttttaatgtaatgtgtttatttaattacCTATATAATATGGCACATGCCTCAGTTAAtatgcatgtaaaaaaaacagtacaatttCACAGAAATCTGCGAATGATTTAGAAATCTCTATAGATGATATAGATGAACGATAACATTAAATATTAACTATGATAATTAATCTACTTACCAAGAACTGAAGGATACAAATCTACAAGTGAGACTGGTGAGCTGATCTCACGACCTGTTATAACCCCTGGCCCCATCATCAGTAAGGGTACATGGGAGCTGCCCTCAAACATAGACATCTTATAGAACTGCCTGTGGTCCATGGCCAGATCCCCGTGATCAGATGTGAACAGCAGGACAGTGTTGTTTAGCAGGCCTGTATCTCTGAGAATAGATATCACCTCACCTGCAAGAGTGAAGCATGTTAAGCTTAGATTAGGGCTGAGCAATATATTGTTAATATCAAAAATGTTCAAAACTGTTTTGAACTAGATATCAAAATAACCACCTTGAAACACACAGAATTTCCCAAAgcaattatttacattaacccgcattaaaagtactcttctacATGAACTGTGCAATTACACACTTTctccagagaggtctccaaatccccaaaattGACTCTTGCTTTAATTTGATACTGTCTAATTTGCATGCTGTGTTTTAAGTGTAATAAACATTGATCATTTAACATTATACTGTTATGTTAATCATTTTGTATCTTTTAAAAGCAAATCAAGATATACATTTGTAGTCACATCACCCAAACCTGGCCAAGatattgaaaaatatattttgtcaaactaactaaaactagTATTGTTTTACAAAATGTGCCAATGCGCTTACCCAGCATGCCATCTGTTTCAGCACACATAGCATAATAAAAGGCTCGAATATCTTTGATCTCTTGCTCTGAGAAGATGCCACTGCAGTTTTTGGTGAAGGTGGAGTAATAATCAACAGGATGCATTTCTGAAAATGGCAACCACTTCGGTACGGAGACCTGATCAACAGAGACCTTGGAGAAGTAATCAGAAATGGAAAGATTAAAATtggttaattatgtttttttgttatagatttttgtttcaatacttttgttcatacagTGTATTGAGTATGGCTTCATTGTGAATACTTCATTTTGTGATTCTGGTATGTGTAATAACATACTGTACCCTTTTGAGCCAGTGGGGGGAGGTGCGGAAGGTGGAGCCTCCAGCGGTGGGGCCCAGGGCCTCTGTGCGGTATGGGTGGGGTAGGTTCAGCCCCAGGTACAGAGCAAACGGCTGTGAGAGAGCTGTAGCACTCTTCCTGATCCACTGCACAGCCCTGTCTGTGGTGTTCCAGTCTTTGGACATGACCCTCACTGTGGAGGTGTCTCCTACTAAGTCAGTTACTGGACGACCTTCCTGTCTTAGAAGAAATGGCACATCTCTCGCCCATGCCTCCACACGATTGCTGTGATTAGGAGAAAAACTctcaaatatttacaaaaattacTTAGGAAAAACTTTAGGAGAGAAGGAAAAATCTAAAtctggagcatttctactggtctaTTTCTTCTGGTccatttactatttttttttttacaatttaataaatttattttgttacatgtcTACAATATAATACTGCTACTCATTTAACTTATTCATAAATATAAGATAATATAAGAATGCTAAATATATGTGATACACTTCATAACTGCAGGAGGAGCCCAAGAGCTGAACAAAAATACCAAATTTCCATTGACCTGCTTTGAAATCTGGGTTTTGTTATCTGCATACATCTGCAACATACAGTGCTTGCAGAAATATTCCACAACAATCATGCAGCCTCATCTATGACTAATGAAATGAATTCCACTCACCTGACAGAATGGCCTCCGGATGTGTAGTCTAACTTCCCCATGCTGTGGGTGTGGTACCCAGCTTCTCGTAGATGGTCCATCCATGTGGAGGCATTGGGAGCGAGACATTTATAATTGTTCCAAGCCTCAGTTAAATGGACAAACTGACCGCTCCACATGGCTGACAAAACATAAAGCATTAGGATAAATTAGGTGTTACTTATTTATAGAATTTATATTACTTATAACCAGTACATTTCAGCAAATATTAGATAAAGCATTTTAGCTAGACTTTTAATATATGTACGGTAACTGTTAAAAGCTGATGTTTATTGAGTCCATGAATAAATGTGCTTTTAATAAGGTACTTTGCAGTACCTGCCCTTGAAGGACAGCATATAGGAGAGTTAGTGTAGGAGTTGTAGAAGACAGCTCCCATCTCTCTGATGTAGTTAATAAACGGTAGCTGGACGACTCTGTTCCCTGGAGCAAAGGTTAATCTCCCATCCTGCAGAAAACAGAAATACCATGCGCTTTCTTAAATCATACTGTCAAACAGGCATTCAAACTGAACTTTAGGAGTAATTAGTGTCTATATACAATTATAAGGCAAAATGTCCAAACCAGATTTTTAACTTAATAATATAACAGGATGGGTCAAGTAAAgctattttaaagttaattttattgACTTTGCccattcatatattttatttattttctttgacCTATAtgcgtggttgctaaggtgttgctaaggtgtgatTGTATCCAtgatggatgctatggtgttgttatggtGTTCCTAAGTATTTGCTAAGACATTGCTATGgcattgcttagtggttgctaatgtTGCTATGGCGCATCACACTATAGGACTAACATTACTGTGTGTTCATTACACATTTGTTTTTAATTACAAAATCTACAATAGAGGGGAGATTACCCACTTAAGAATTTATTTCGGGTTTGTTTGAACATCAGAGGGTGCTCCTAAGTGTGTCCAAAATGATTAGAGcaatatagcaaaatcagagttcgtataatattttaataatttgcaGACTTTCCAAGTCTCCCGTaattgcgggagtctaccgcatatcaataacggttCCCTGATTCCCACAAGTCAGATAAAAAACTAGTGCCCCAAAAGTGAACACAAATGCGCATGCaggcgacacagacttttttccCCTAGCTCATGTgaaggagagggagaaaaaggcGCCCCCCCTTCTgcgcatattcatgaagcgcatgcaaaacagagagggttctgattggcctgttctctgcaaagagtctgtgagtcagcaaatcagtttttagtgtgggcgggaaGTGATTTTTTCTTTCCCTCCGAGACAGATTTGTTCAGAGAGTatggagcatcatggctcccatcaaaattAATTTCACCTCTAACTACCTACTAAGTATATCCATCTCTGGTAAAAGTAGAAAACAATGAGTCAGTTTGTAAAAGTGATTTTAATAACTAAAGGGTAAATATAATAGccaaaaaataaagttattttatccTTTGTGGGATCCTTTGTTGTAtgtgcgattttttttttgttatatacgttataaacctttaaaactcagcatcagctcaccaaccagtctATCAGCACTCTGTAGCAGTATTGCTAGCGCCTTCACTGCCTAAAATCCGTttactaaagaaaaaataaaatttataggtcaattttctttccatttttaaattaaatactttatttcacttcCTAAAATGAAAGGTATATCCTGACCAGGtgtatttactattttttatttgtgtttttagccatttagctccaTTAACTGCCATTCATTTTGGTCTCACTCgttggctccctctagcggtgcgcagtctttttctgtatatatcgggggggggggggaaatagGATATTTTTACTAACCTGTTTGCATTTATTACTTACTATTACTATCTGCTAGCTTATATTCTTATTAAAAGTTTTCTCACTTCTGTAAACACCAATAGCaccaacaaataaatatataataaataaaataaagttacttACAAACGCATCACTCATGACCATCACTATGTTTGGTCTTTGGTTTGATGACGAGTTGTTCAGATATGAGAACACCAGTCCCAGCTGGGAAAAAACCCAGCTATGAAGCAGTAAACACAGAAAGATCTTCATCGTAAAGCAGCAGGACTGACTAACTAACTTTTATGGAAATCTGTGCAAATCTTCCCCCAAGACCTCAGTAAACAGTCACAGAGAGAGCTGGCCTCCTCCAGCAGTGGGGAGAGCATGCTGTGGCATCACTGCTTCTGAGGACAGCAGCTTGATTTAGCACCAGGCTTATCCATCATCATCATTAAAAACCTGTAATCTTCCAGAAAAGATACTTCCACAATCACAAGACCTGTGATTCACTTTTTCTGCTTTTCCATTCAGTGGTTCATGAACACACGAGGTTTCTACTGCCATCTAATGGTATTAAGTTGCTAGATCAGAGTGAATTAGAGTGAAATGATTCATTTTTGCATTTCATATCAAACTTTAGCCCTTTAAGACCTGAATTATATTCCATTGAtgggaaaatataagaatataaaaatgctattttttctgtGCTGGACGCAAAACAGGACtgtaatattttaacataaaatctatataagtatataattaaATCCAAGTAACTCaaatatttaattgctttttaaatgttCATCGCATTGTTtggcatttttattttgtattttttatagacCTTTTTAATTTCagaaaccatccctaaacagtaaaataaacattataaaagtgTTCAAAACCAAATACAATCAGTAAAAATTTGCCTTTACTTTGCCTCGTGGGCTCTAATGCTGCCATGCCCTTATGTCTTGAGTTGCTGTGTTTTCCagggcagtgggcggggctaagctaccgTTTCAGTGGCTGGTAAACAGTGATggtagttactttgaaaaagtaatccgattactgattactcctttaaaaagtaacttagttactttatggattacttgattttaaaagtaactaagttactttacaagttactttattagttactttcagcagctgcagacaccacctcccgccgccttaaaataaaaattataaacagttttgccaatactccctttattggaaaatgcatttttaacagcaacaatgtatctctattaagttgaactattttctaaaaaaatacgttttttttttataaaaataagaaaattaacttaacataaatattttttaaataaaaaataaaatacggtctttcttgattttactaaacataaatacttgtttttataaaaaaatatataaaataaagaaagtctttcttgacctgacatatttaacactgtaaaactgaatattgaacctgttgttctctgcagggcagcaaagagtggttttataaaacagaaccgtgtatatggtctagaccagggatcacatatttgcagactggggtccgggtccggacccagacgttgtccaatacggacccataccggacccaactactgagaaggatttaattctgacagtgttcatttaaagcaccggaacttttcttgtcttttcttgcgccacagtgaacttccaatcacgtgtggtgtaaaatcttcaaacgctctcctctgccaatcaaatttgtggcagaccgctgccctggctagtgaattgggacgcggccgcaaaaaaaaaacgcctttataaagagattggGAGCCCGACaactggcggaaaacgaaaacgggcggaaactaaagacacgccgagcgtatggcaagccaactaagccaaaacgtgtgggaaagaaacgcctccacgcgtaaaaatatgacgtgtccacacgtaaaaaaatcacgtgtacaggcggtaaaactgttcgtgtatacacgttttggcatctaacatccaatcggaaaacgcgcctatgcatacatttgcattgtaataaggcagcctgacaacacatgatgtcatgcaacgtattgtattccatattcataagacgcttacgtgggttacaacgcagtgtctac from Astyanax mexicanus isolate ESR-SI-001 chromosome 22, AstMex3_surface, whole genome shotgun sequence includes:
- the arsk gene encoding arylsulfatase K isoform X1, translating into MKIFLCLLLHSWVFSQLGLVFSYLNNSSSNQRPNIVMVMSDAFDGRLTFAPGNRVVQLPFINYIREMGAVFYNSYTNSPICCPSRAAMWSGQFVHLTEAWNNYKCLAPNASTWMDHLREAGYHTHSMGKLDYTSGGHSVSNRVEAWARDVPFLLRQEGRPVTDLVGDTSTVRVMSKDWNTTDRAVQWIRKSATALSQPFALYLGLNLPHPYRTEALGPTAGGSTFRTSPHWLKRVSVDQVSVPKWLPFSEMHPVDYYSTFTKNCSGIFSEQEIKDIRAFYYAMCAETDGMLGEVISILRDTGLLNNTVLLFTSDHGDLAMDHRQFYKMSMFEGSSHVPLLMMGPGVITGREISSPVSLVDLYPSVLDFAGVQIPPGLSGHSLVPLVSRAGQNSTHPGWVLSEYHGCNANASTYMLRMDKWKYITYSDGFSVPPQLFDLSKDHAELHNVASHYPSVCQQLDKLLRSIVDYSGVSKAVQLYNKQQFLEWKQSLGNNYTQVIANLRWHIDWQRNAQYNEKAIEDWLAGLKLSSASKKERVRACG
- the arsk gene encoding arylsulfatase K isoform X2, whose protein sequence is MWSGQFVHLTEAWNNYKCLAPNASTWMDHLREAGYHTHSMGKLDYTSGGHSVSNRVEAWARDVPFLLRQEGRPVTDLVGDTSTVRVMSKDWNTTDRAVQWIRKSATALSQPFALYLGLNLPHPYRTEALGPTAGGSTFRTSPHWLKRVSVDQVSVPKWLPFSEMHPVDYYSTFTKNCSGIFSEQEIKDIRAFYYAMCAETDGMLGEVISILRDTGLLNNTVLLFTSDHGDLAMDHRQFYKMSMFEGSSHVPLLMMGPGVITGREISSPVSLVDLYPSVLDFAGVQIPPGLSGHSLVPLVSRAGQNSTHPGWVLSEYHGCNANASTYMLRMDKWKYITYSDGFSVPPQLFDLSKDHAELHNVASHYPSVCQQLDKLLRSIVDYSGVSKAVQLYNKQQFLEWKQSLGNNYTQVIANLRWHIDWQRNAQYNEKAIEDWLAGLKLSSASKKERVRACG
- the arsk gene encoding arylsulfatase K isoform X3: MKIFLCLLLHSWVFSQLGLVFSYLNNSSSNQRPNIVMVMSDAFDGRLTFAPGNRVVQLPFINYIREMGAVFYNSYTNSPICCPSRAAMWSGQFVHLTEAWNNYKCLAPNASTWMDHLREAGYHTHSMGKLDYTSGGHSVSNRVEAWARDVPFLLRQEGRPVTDLVGDTSTVRVMSKDWNTTDRAVQWIRKSATALSQPFALYLGLNLPHPYRTEALGPTAGGSTFRTSPHWLKRVSVDQVSVPKWLPFSEMHPVDYYSTFTKNCSGIFSEQEIKDIRAFYYAMCAETDGMLGEVISILRDTGLLNNTVLLFTSDHGDLAMDHRQFYKMSMFEGSSHVPLLMMGPGVITGREISSPVSLVDLYPSVLDFAGVQIPPGLSGHSLVPLVSRAGQNSTHPGWVLSEYHGCNANASTYMLRMDKWKYITYSDGFSVPPQLFVYHVP